In Pungitius pungitius chromosome 2, fPunPun2.1, whole genome shotgun sequence, a single window of DNA contains:
- the igf1 gene encoding insulin-like growth factor I — MSSALSSQWRLCDVFKSAMCCISCGHTLSLLLCVLSLTPAATGAGPETLCGAELVDTLQFVCGERGFYFSKPGYGPNARRSRGIVDECCFQSCELRRLEMYCAPPKTGKPTRFVRAQRHTDMPRAPKVSTAGHKVDRSTERRTAQQPDKTKNKKRPLPGHSHSSFKEVHQKNSSRGNAGGRNYRM; from the exons ATGTCTAGCGCTCTTTCCTCTCAGTGGCGTTTATGTGATGTCTTCAAG AGTGCGATGTGCTGCATCTCCTGTGGCCACACCCTCTCACTACTGCTGTGCGTCCTCAGCCTGACTCCGGCGGCGACGGGGGCGGGTCCAGAGACCCTGTGCGGGGCGGAGCTGGTCGACACGCTGCAgtttgtgtgtggagagagaggcttttatttca GTAAACCAGGCTATGGCCCCAATGCACGGCGGTCACGCGGCATCGTGGACGAGTGCTGCTTCCAAAGCTGCGAGCTGCGGCGCCTTGAGATGTACTGTGCCCCCCCAAAGACCGGCAAACCTACCCGCTTTGTGCGTGCGCAGCGCCACACAGACATGCCGAGAGCACCCAAGGTTAGTACCGCAGGGCACAAAGTGGACAGGAGCACAGAGCGTAGGACAGCACAGCAGCCagacaagacaaaaaacaagaag AGACCATTACCTGGACATAGTCATTCATCTTTCAAG GAGGTGCATCAAAAAAACTCAAGTCGAGGCAACGCAGGGGGCAGAAATTACCGAATGTAG
- the LOC119210111 gene encoding zinc finger protein 11-like isoform X1: protein MESPYCTENDALLLLPSLRLFIPPLRLVSAAMWQVVQRGSVQDYGMVEEFVSTVSDIVPELLNADQKAQLLLGLRARVVLEMCRAEQIGDAEAVEMHLEHIKALVSTWAAQPCFAEVNIPESNFVDQIKLLLKDADEKEKFFQDVFPTDFGPDYDSALQVLMLDFLSRLEKLLPVPDIQQTASMLSAVPSALEECVHSVPDPQHLRTVLLYQTTLGHLDLSDETPTIPSSFGNCILSSLSLPQLEKVVIDADHMQLQPPSEQMEGGLTVQVEGETVTVLDYMQIEPPPGLVEPDDDDDEERDSEPNEEEAAGEDLGDALKPAAFQPLKQSKRLQGKRKALKEKESAAAKRQRKKYSNDKTCPVCSKIFLRAAAMRRHQETHSANREFKYKCANCDKRFRDHYDMNRHNMRVHEKDELGYGAKEEDEDDEDDAGTSEAPEHKNCALCGKYFGRRVDMERHMRSHSEDRPYNCCFCEKKFKNPYVLKRHQLEICKSRELKRPKKRETATTPLPAPQPEAAAAEGKVCPICSRILPCTADIAKHLRSHTEERPFICVSCEKGFKYKDTLKKHQIIHGHEGIREEQSKTVEQILAEADAGLLDKKDSSPEAPAEASPSSQPAQRLEGKAPKVCPVCSRTFDSVKTLNRHVQCHTEDRPYHCVHCKKRFKHMHGLKRHQIYAICHKKVTRFSWKKEPRVGPSQGDGDPLKIPVWCSNCGKHFEYPSALKEHQENVCKVELSEVMKCLDCGKEFKSVTMLKVHQRIHDALYCKECGKILASEAAFERHKLMHRPMQCTMCDKTFTLLRRLREHYEKQHEFSGPYPCAQCDKTFMQLSYLAIHQRIHKGEFPYVCSMCPEKFRSSNCLTVHQRKHTGEKPFLCWQCGKCYRSASELTVHMGTHSEERPWACAQCDAAYRTKLQLTNHVEQVHIGVRYPCGSCGKQFMKETSLKRHELIHTGERPHQCTVCGKTFLTANELRLHNRYHTGERPYKCEECGKAFIQSGYLKSHMRIHTGEKPFKCDVCDKGFRLSYHMKKHKRTHAGKPRSYACEECGLDFPHKKSLWEHSLCHDVKVEPSFTGEVRIEFQ, encoded by the exons ATGGAGAGCCCGTATTGCACCGAAAACG ACGCCCTTCTGCTGCTGCCGTCTCTCCGCCTCTTCATTCCTCCGCTGCGCCTGGTGTCGGCGGCCATGTGGCAGGTGGTGCAGAGGGGCAGCGTGCAGGACTACGGCATGGTGGAGGAGTTCGTCAGCACGGTTTCAGACATCGTACCCGAGCTTCTGAACGCGGATCAGAAAGCTCAACTCCTCCTGGGACTCAGAGCGCGG GTGGTCCTTGAAATGTGTCGGGCCGAGCAGATCGGAGACGCAGAGGCTGTCGAGATGCACCTGGAGCACATCAAGGCCCTGGTGTCCACTTGGGCGGCGCAG CCGTGTTTTGCAGAGGTCAACATTCCAGAATCCAACTTCGTGGATCAGATCAAACTGCTGCTGAAAGACGCCGACGAGAAGGAGAAGTTTTTCCAG gaTGTTTTCCCCACAGACTTCGGTCCTGACTACGACAGCGCTCTGCAGGTGCTAATGCTGGATTTTCTCTCCCGACTGGAGAAGCTTCTTCCCGTGCCGGACATTCAGCAG ACGGCGTCCATGCTCAGTGCGGTCCCGTCCGCCCTGGAGGAGTGTGTGCACTCTGTTCCCGACCCACAGCACCTGAGAACGGTGCTGCTGTACCAGACGACACTGGGACACCTGGATCTATCTG atgAAACTCCAACCATTCCTTCCTCTTTTGGGAACTGCATCCTGTCGTCGCTGTCCCTCCCCCAGCTGGAGAAGGTTGTGATTGATGCGGACCACATGCAGCTGCAGCCCCCGTCGGAGCAGATGGAAGGCGGCCTGACGGTGCAGGTGGAGGGCGAAACCGTGACGGTGCTGGACTACATGCAGATCGAGCCACCGCCAGGTTTAGTGGAGCccgatgacgacgacgatgaaGAAAGAGACAGCGAGCCCAACGAGGAGGAAGCAGCCGGCGAGGACCTCGGCGACGCCCTGAAGCCGGCGGCCTTTCAGCCGCTGAAGCAAAGCAAGCGGCTGCAGGGGAAGAGAAAGGCTTTGAAGGAAAAGGAGTCTGCCGCAGCCAagaggcagagaaagaaatACTCCAACGACAAAACGTGTCCCGTGTGCAGCAAGATCTTCCTGCGGGCCGCGGCCATGCGGCGGCACCAGGaaacccactcggccaaccgggAGTTCAAGTACAAGTGCGCCAACTGCGACAAGCGATTCCGGGACCATTACGACATGAACCGACACAACATGCGCGTGCACGAGAAGGACGAGCTCGGCTACGGCGCcaaagaggaagacgaggacgacgaggacgacgcCGGCACCTCTGAGGCGCCGGAGCACAAGAACTGCGCCCTGTGCGGGAAGTACTTTGGCCGGCGGGTGGACATGGAGCGGCACATGAGGTCCCACTCGGAGGACCGGCCCTACAACTGCTGCTTCTGCGAGAAGAAATTTAAGAACCCCTACGTCCTGAAGAGACACCAGCTGGAGATCTGTAAGAGCCGGGAGCTGAAGAGGCCGAAGAAGAGAGAGACTGCGACGACGCCGCTGCCGGCGCCGCAgcccgaggcggcggcggcagagGGCAAAGTCTGCCCCATCTGCAGCCGCATCCTCCCGTGCACGGCCGACATCGCCAAGCACCTGCGCTCTCACACGGAGGAGCGTCCTTTCATCTGCGTCAGCTGCGAGAAGGGATTCAAGTACAAGGACACGCTGAAGAAGCACCAGATCATCCACGGCCACGAGGGCATCCGGGAGGAGCAGAGCAAGACGGTGGAGCAGATCCTGGCCGAGGCCGACGCGGGCCTCCTCGACAAGAAGGATTCCAGCCCGGAGGCGCCCGCCGAGGCGTCCCCGTCGTCGCAGCCCGCCCAGCGGCTCGAGGGGAAAGCGCCGAAGGTTTGCCCCGTCTGCTCTCGGACGTTCGACAGCGTCAAGACGCTGAACAGGCACGTGCAGTGTCACACGGAGGACCGGCCCTACCACTGCGTCCACTGCAAGAAGCGCTTCAAACACATGCACGGCCTCAAGAGGCACCAGATCTACGCCATCTGCCACAAGAAGGTCACCCGCTTCTCCTGGAAAAAGGAGCCGAGGGTGGGGCCCAGCCAGGGCGACGGCGACCCCCTGAAGATCCCCGTGTGGTGCTCCAACTGCGGCAAGCACTTTGAGTACCCGTCCGCCCTGAAGGAGCACCAGGAGAACGTCTGCAAGGTGGAGCTGAGCGAAGTCATGAAGTGCCTCGACTGCGGGAAGGAGTTCAAGAGCGTGACGATGCTCAAGGTGCACCAGAGGATCCACGACGCGCTCTACTGCAAGGAGTGCGGCAAGATCCTCGCCAGCGAGGCCGCCTTCGAGAGGCACAAGCTCATGCACCGGCCCATGCAGTGCACCATGTGCGACAAGACCTTCACCCTGCTGCGGCGCCTGAGGGAGCACTACGAGAAGCAGCACGAGTTCAGCGGGCCGTACCCCTGCGCGCAGTGCGACAAGACCTTCATGCAGCTCTCCTACCTCGCCATCCACCAGCGCATCCACAAGGGCGAGTTCCCCTACGTGTGCAGCATGTGCCCCGAGAAGTTCCGCTCGTCCAACTGCCTGACGGTGCACCAGCGGAAGCACACCGGGGAGAAGCCCTTCCTGTGCTGGCAGTGCGGCAAGTGCTACCGCTCGGCCTCGGAGCTCACGGTGCACATGGGCACGCACTCGGAGGAGAGGCCGTGGGCGTGCGCGCAGTGCGACGCGGCGTACCGCACCAAGCTGCAGCTGACCAACCACGTGGAGCAGGTGCACATCGGCGTGCGCTACCCGTGCGGCAGCTGCGGCAAGCAGTTCATGAAGGAGACGTCGCTGAAGCGCCACGAGCTCATCCACACGGGCGAGCGGCCGCACCAGTGCACGGTGTGCGGCAAGACCTTCCTGACCGCCAACGAGCTGCGGCTGCACAACCGCTACCACACCGGGGAGCGGCCGTACAAGTGCGAGGAGTGCGGCAAGGCCTTCATCCAGTCGGGGTACCTGAAGTCGCACATGCGCATCCACACGGGCGAGAAGCCGTTCAAGTGCGACGTGTGCGACAAGGGCTTCCGCCTGTCGTACCACATGAAGAAGCACAAGCGGACGCACGCCGGGAAGCCCCGGAGCTACGCGTGCGAGGAGTGCGGGCTGGACTTCCCGCACAAGAAGTCCCTGTGGGAACACTCGCTGTGTCACGACGTCAAAGTGGAGCCGTCGTTCACCGGCGAGGTGCGCATAGAATTCCAGTAG
- the LOC119210111 gene encoding zinc finger protein 11-like isoform X2: protein MYTISYALLLLPSLRLFIPPLRLVSAAMWQVVQRGSVQDYGMVEEFVSTVSDIVPELLNADQKAQLLLGLRARVVLEMCRAEQIGDAEAVEMHLEHIKALVSTWAAQPCFAEVNIPESNFVDQIKLLLKDADEKEKFFQDVFPTDFGPDYDSALQVLMLDFLSRLEKLLPVPDIQQTASMLSAVPSALEECVHSVPDPQHLRTVLLYQTTLGHLDLSDETPTIPSSFGNCILSSLSLPQLEKVVIDADHMQLQPPSEQMEGGLTVQVEGETVTVLDYMQIEPPPGLVEPDDDDDEERDSEPNEEEAAGEDLGDALKPAAFQPLKQSKRLQGKRKALKEKESAAAKRQRKKYSNDKTCPVCSKIFLRAAAMRRHQETHSANREFKYKCANCDKRFRDHYDMNRHNMRVHEKDELGYGAKEEDEDDEDDAGTSEAPEHKNCALCGKYFGRRVDMERHMRSHSEDRPYNCCFCEKKFKNPYVLKRHQLEICKSRELKRPKKRETATTPLPAPQPEAAAAEGKVCPICSRILPCTADIAKHLRSHTEERPFICVSCEKGFKYKDTLKKHQIIHGHEGIREEQSKTVEQILAEADAGLLDKKDSSPEAPAEASPSSQPAQRLEGKAPKVCPVCSRTFDSVKTLNRHVQCHTEDRPYHCVHCKKRFKHMHGLKRHQIYAICHKKVTRFSWKKEPRVGPSQGDGDPLKIPVWCSNCGKHFEYPSALKEHQENVCKVELSEVMKCLDCGKEFKSVTMLKVHQRIHDALYCKECGKILASEAAFERHKLMHRPMQCTMCDKTFTLLRRLREHYEKQHEFSGPYPCAQCDKTFMQLSYLAIHQRIHKGEFPYVCSMCPEKFRSSNCLTVHQRKHTGEKPFLCWQCGKCYRSASELTVHMGTHSEERPWACAQCDAAYRTKLQLTNHVEQVHIGVRYPCGSCGKQFMKETSLKRHELIHTGERPHQCTVCGKTFLTANELRLHNRYHTGERPYKCEECGKAFIQSGYLKSHMRIHTGEKPFKCDVCDKGFRLSYHMKKHKRTHAGKPRSYACEECGLDFPHKKSLWEHSLCHDVKVEPSFTGEVRIEFQ, encoded by the exons ATGTATACAATCAGCT ACGCCCTTCTGCTGCTGCCGTCTCTCCGCCTCTTCATTCCTCCGCTGCGCCTGGTGTCGGCGGCCATGTGGCAGGTGGTGCAGAGGGGCAGCGTGCAGGACTACGGCATGGTGGAGGAGTTCGTCAGCACGGTTTCAGACATCGTACCCGAGCTTCTGAACGCGGATCAGAAAGCTCAACTCCTCCTGGGACTCAGAGCGCGG GTGGTCCTTGAAATGTGTCGGGCCGAGCAGATCGGAGACGCAGAGGCTGTCGAGATGCACCTGGAGCACATCAAGGCCCTGGTGTCCACTTGGGCGGCGCAG CCGTGTTTTGCAGAGGTCAACATTCCAGAATCCAACTTCGTGGATCAGATCAAACTGCTGCTGAAAGACGCCGACGAGAAGGAGAAGTTTTTCCAG gaTGTTTTCCCCACAGACTTCGGTCCTGACTACGACAGCGCTCTGCAGGTGCTAATGCTGGATTTTCTCTCCCGACTGGAGAAGCTTCTTCCCGTGCCGGACATTCAGCAG ACGGCGTCCATGCTCAGTGCGGTCCCGTCCGCCCTGGAGGAGTGTGTGCACTCTGTTCCCGACCCACAGCACCTGAGAACGGTGCTGCTGTACCAGACGACACTGGGACACCTGGATCTATCTG atgAAACTCCAACCATTCCTTCCTCTTTTGGGAACTGCATCCTGTCGTCGCTGTCCCTCCCCCAGCTGGAGAAGGTTGTGATTGATGCGGACCACATGCAGCTGCAGCCCCCGTCGGAGCAGATGGAAGGCGGCCTGACGGTGCAGGTGGAGGGCGAAACCGTGACGGTGCTGGACTACATGCAGATCGAGCCACCGCCAGGTTTAGTGGAGCccgatgacgacgacgatgaaGAAAGAGACAGCGAGCCCAACGAGGAGGAAGCAGCCGGCGAGGACCTCGGCGACGCCCTGAAGCCGGCGGCCTTTCAGCCGCTGAAGCAAAGCAAGCGGCTGCAGGGGAAGAGAAAGGCTTTGAAGGAAAAGGAGTCTGCCGCAGCCAagaggcagagaaagaaatACTCCAACGACAAAACGTGTCCCGTGTGCAGCAAGATCTTCCTGCGGGCCGCGGCCATGCGGCGGCACCAGGaaacccactcggccaaccgggAGTTCAAGTACAAGTGCGCCAACTGCGACAAGCGATTCCGGGACCATTACGACATGAACCGACACAACATGCGCGTGCACGAGAAGGACGAGCTCGGCTACGGCGCcaaagaggaagacgaggacgacgaggacgacgcCGGCACCTCTGAGGCGCCGGAGCACAAGAACTGCGCCCTGTGCGGGAAGTACTTTGGCCGGCGGGTGGACATGGAGCGGCACATGAGGTCCCACTCGGAGGACCGGCCCTACAACTGCTGCTTCTGCGAGAAGAAATTTAAGAACCCCTACGTCCTGAAGAGACACCAGCTGGAGATCTGTAAGAGCCGGGAGCTGAAGAGGCCGAAGAAGAGAGAGACTGCGACGACGCCGCTGCCGGCGCCGCAgcccgaggcggcggcggcagagGGCAAAGTCTGCCCCATCTGCAGCCGCATCCTCCCGTGCACGGCCGACATCGCCAAGCACCTGCGCTCTCACACGGAGGAGCGTCCTTTCATCTGCGTCAGCTGCGAGAAGGGATTCAAGTACAAGGACACGCTGAAGAAGCACCAGATCATCCACGGCCACGAGGGCATCCGGGAGGAGCAGAGCAAGACGGTGGAGCAGATCCTGGCCGAGGCCGACGCGGGCCTCCTCGACAAGAAGGATTCCAGCCCGGAGGCGCCCGCCGAGGCGTCCCCGTCGTCGCAGCCCGCCCAGCGGCTCGAGGGGAAAGCGCCGAAGGTTTGCCCCGTCTGCTCTCGGACGTTCGACAGCGTCAAGACGCTGAACAGGCACGTGCAGTGTCACACGGAGGACCGGCCCTACCACTGCGTCCACTGCAAGAAGCGCTTCAAACACATGCACGGCCTCAAGAGGCACCAGATCTACGCCATCTGCCACAAGAAGGTCACCCGCTTCTCCTGGAAAAAGGAGCCGAGGGTGGGGCCCAGCCAGGGCGACGGCGACCCCCTGAAGATCCCCGTGTGGTGCTCCAACTGCGGCAAGCACTTTGAGTACCCGTCCGCCCTGAAGGAGCACCAGGAGAACGTCTGCAAGGTGGAGCTGAGCGAAGTCATGAAGTGCCTCGACTGCGGGAAGGAGTTCAAGAGCGTGACGATGCTCAAGGTGCACCAGAGGATCCACGACGCGCTCTACTGCAAGGAGTGCGGCAAGATCCTCGCCAGCGAGGCCGCCTTCGAGAGGCACAAGCTCATGCACCGGCCCATGCAGTGCACCATGTGCGACAAGACCTTCACCCTGCTGCGGCGCCTGAGGGAGCACTACGAGAAGCAGCACGAGTTCAGCGGGCCGTACCCCTGCGCGCAGTGCGACAAGACCTTCATGCAGCTCTCCTACCTCGCCATCCACCAGCGCATCCACAAGGGCGAGTTCCCCTACGTGTGCAGCATGTGCCCCGAGAAGTTCCGCTCGTCCAACTGCCTGACGGTGCACCAGCGGAAGCACACCGGGGAGAAGCCCTTCCTGTGCTGGCAGTGCGGCAAGTGCTACCGCTCGGCCTCGGAGCTCACGGTGCACATGGGCACGCACTCGGAGGAGAGGCCGTGGGCGTGCGCGCAGTGCGACGCGGCGTACCGCACCAAGCTGCAGCTGACCAACCACGTGGAGCAGGTGCACATCGGCGTGCGCTACCCGTGCGGCAGCTGCGGCAAGCAGTTCATGAAGGAGACGTCGCTGAAGCGCCACGAGCTCATCCACACGGGCGAGCGGCCGCACCAGTGCACGGTGTGCGGCAAGACCTTCCTGACCGCCAACGAGCTGCGGCTGCACAACCGCTACCACACCGGGGAGCGGCCGTACAAGTGCGAGGAGTGCGGCAAGGCCTTCATCCAGTCGGGGTACCTGAAGTCGCACATGCGCATCCACACGGGCGAGAAGCCGTTCAAGTGCGACGTGTGCGACAAGGGCTTCCGCCTGTCGTACCACATGAAGAAGCACAAGCGGACGCACGCCGGGAAGCCCCGGAGCTACGCGTGCGAGGAGTGCGGGCTGGACTTCCCGCACAAGAAGTCCCTGTGGGAACACTCGCTGTGTCACGACGTCAAAGTGGAGCCGTCGTTCACCGGCGAGGTGCGCATAGAATTCCAGTAG